A genomic segment from Arcobacter acticola encodes:
- the pyk gene encoding pyruvate kinase → MQKRTKILATLGPASHTIEMIEGLIKAGANMFRLNFSHGSHEYHLETLNNIRTAMKNTGKTVGILQDISGPKVRIGDVKEPFELYRDDIITFLKDDMVGYKRGDKDYVVSINYPDILDKVKINEYIYLYDGTIRAKVIETGETVKARIENHGILGSKKGVNFPNTVIDIDVITKKDEKDIAWGVENQVDYFAISFVQNAKDMKKARSLLNGYKGKLIAKIEKFDAVENIDEIIEESDGIMVARGDLGIEVPYYDVPTIQKMLIKKANAVGIPVITATQMLLSMTQNERATRAEISDVANAVLDGTDVVMLSEESAVGEDPINVVDTMSNIIAKTECIYNYEKQYKMPYLDEFDVIQATVTKLADDLKANGILALTSSGKSALKMSRYRPKTPIFAFTHKKKVLNSLTGIWGVEPIGTIKEAQASKMFQKMLKALLEKGLLNTNGIYVATVGYPVGMPGSTNTIKILTPSEIEYYLNFKEEKEKKSK, encoded by the coding sequence ATGCAAAAAAGAACAAAAATATTAGCAACATTAGGCCCAGCGAGCCACACTATTGAAATGATTGAAGGATTAATTAAAGCTGGCGCGAATATGTTTAGATTGAACTTTTCTCATGGTAGTCATGAATATCACTTAGAAACATTAAATAATATTAGAACAGCTATGAAAAATACAGGAAAAACTGTTGGAATTTTACAAGATATTTCAGGACCAAAAGTAAGAATTGGTGATGTAAAAGAGCCATTTGAACTATATAGAGATGATATTATTACGTTTTTAAAAGATGATATGGTTGGATATAAAAGAGGTGATAAAGATTATGTAGTATCAATTAATTACCCAGATATCCTAGACAAAGTAAAAATAAATGAATATATCTACCTTTATGATGGAACTATAAGAGCTAAAGTTATAGAAACTGGAGAAACAGTAAAAGCACGAATCGAAAACCATGGAATCTTAGGTTCGAAAAAAGGTGTAAATTTCCCAAATACTGTAATTGATATTGATGTAATTACAAAAAAAGATGAAAAAGATATAGCTTGGGGAGTTGAAAATCAAGTTGATTATTTTGCAATCTCATTTGTACAAAATGCAAAAGATATGAAAAAAGCAAGAAGTTTGCTAAATGGTTATAAAGGTAAATTAATAGCAAAAATTGAGAAGTTTGATGCAGTTGAAAATATAGATGAAATTATAGAAGAAAGTGATGGAATAATGGTTGCAAGGGGTGACCTTGGAATAGAAGTTCCTTACTATGATGTTCCAACAATTCAAAAAATGCTTATAAAAAAAGCAAATGCTGTAGGAATTCCAGTAATCACTGCAACTCAAATGCTTCTTTCAATGACTCAAAATGAAAGAGCAACTAGAGCAGAGATTTCAGATGTTGCAAATGCTGTTTTAGATGGAACTGATGTTGTGATGCTAAGTGAAGAAAGTGCAGTTGGAGAAGATCCTATAAATGTTGTTGATACTATGAGTAATATTATTGCTAAAACTGAGTGTATTTATAACTATGAAAAACAGTATAAAATGCCATATTTAGACGAGTTTGATGTAATTCAAGCAACAGTTACAAAACTTGCAGATGATTTAAAAGCAAATGGTATTTTAGCACTTACAAGCTCTGGAAAATCAGCTCTTAAAATGTCAAGATATAGACCAAAAACACCAATTTTTGCTTTTACACATAAGAAAAAAGTATTAAACTCATTAACAGGAATTTGGGGAGTTGAACCAATTGGAACAATAAAAGAAGCACAAGCTTCAAAAATGTTTCAAAAAATGTTAAAAGCTCTTTTAGAAAAAGGATTGTTAAATACTAATGGTATATATGTAGCAACTGTTGGATATCCAGTTGGGATGCCAGGAAGTACTAATACTATTAAAATTTTAACTCCATCTGAAATAGAATATTATTTAAACTTTAAAGAAGAAAAAGAAAAAAAATCTAAATAG
- the mqnE gene encoding aminofutalosine synthase MqnE: protein MSIIEKLEKQERLNYEDAIKLYDLDLFTLASYANKIREERHGKKTYFNINRHINPTNVCKDVCQFCAYSASRKNPNQWTMTHEEILEIVKNSSKNDIKEVHIVSAHNPDTGLQWYMDVFRKIKENFPSIHVKALTAAEIHFLSTEYNLSYQEIINMMIKHGIDSMPGGGAEIFDEKVRKKICGGKVTSEQWLEIHRLWHSAGKKSNATMLFGHVEDRNHRIDHMLRLRDLQDITGGFNAFIPLVFQTENNYLKVKEPLTGQEILKTYAIARILLDNIPNIKAYWATSTVKLALIAQEFGANDVDGTIEKESIQSAAGATSANGIAQLEFVDLIKNSGFIPVERDSIYNELRTW from the coding sequence ATGAGCATAATAGAAAAATTAGAAAAACAAGAAAGATTAAATTACGAAGATGCAATAAAATTATATGATTTAGATTTATTCACACTTGCATCATACGCAAATAAGATTAGAGAAGAAAGACATGGGAAAAAGACTTACTTTAATATAAATAGACATATAAACCCAACAAATGTTTGTAAAGATGTATGTCAATTCTGTGCATATAGTGCAAGTAGGAAAAATCCAAATCAATGGACAATGACACATGAAGAGATTCTAGAAATAGTTAAAAACTCTTCAAAAAATGATATAAAAGAAGTACATATAGTATCAGCACATAATCCAGATACAGGATTACAATGGTATATGGATGTATTTAGAAAAATAAAAGAAAATTTTCCATCAATTCATGTAAAAGCACTAACAGCTGCTGAGATTCATTTCTTAAGTACAGAGTACAATCTTTCATATCAGGAAATTATAAATATGATGATTAAACATGGAATTGACTCAATGCCAGGTGGTGGAGCTGAAATTTTTGATGAAAAAGTAAGAAAAAAAATCTGTGGTGGGAAAGTTACATCAGAACAATGGTTAGAAATTCACAGACTTTGGCATAGTGCTGGTAAAAAATCTAATGCTACAATGCTTTTTGGACACGTTGAAGATAGAAACCATAGAATTGACCATATGTTAAGACTTAGAGACTTACAAGACATTACAGGTGGTTTTAATGCCTTTATTCCTTTAGTATTTCAAACAGAAAACAATTACTTAAAAGTAAAAGAGCCTCTAACAGGTCAAGAGATACTAAAAACTTATGCAATTGCTAGAATACTACTTGATAATATTCCAAATATAAAAGCATATTGGGCAACTTCAACTGTAAAATTAGCATTAATAGCTCAAGAGTTTGGGGCAAATGATGTTGATGGAACTATTGAGAAAGAATCAATCCAAAGTGCAGCAGGTGCTACAAGTGCAAATGGAATTGCTCAATTAGAATTTGTTGATTTGATTAAAAATTCTGGATTTATTCCAGTTGAGAGAGACTCTATTTATAATGAATTAAGAACTTGGTAA
- the thiS gene encoding sulfur carrier protein ThiS, which yields MTLIVNGETKEFKDNLTLQNIITELQIENKVMAAAVNMNIVKKDDWNSFVPKNDDKLELLQFVGGG from the coding sequence ATGACACTTATTGTAAATGGCGAAACTAAAGAATTTAAAGATAATTTAACACTACAAAATATAATTACAGAATTACAAATAGAAAATAAAGTAATGGCAGCAGCTGTTAATATGAATATAGTAAAAAAAGATGATTGGAATAGCTTTGTTCCAAAAAACGATGACAAACTTGAGCTTTTACAATTTGTTGGTGGTGGATGA
- a CDS encoding carbonic anhydrase: protein MLINDLIKGNKKFREVSFPRYEGDVKELVEKGQKPEILFVGCSDSRVTPDLMLDTKPGDMFILRNVGNFVPPYSPDDDFHGSSAVIEYAVSILGVKHIIICGHSHCGACKSLYQDIGPSPDLIHVKKWLELGKRAKEYTLLAIQDKSDQEKLYRATERISIVHQMENLLTFPEVERKVKSGELQIHGWYYRIEDGTIEYYDGEECSFKPLKENANAK from the coding sequence ATGTTAATAAATGATTTAATTAAGGGTAACAAAAAATTTAGGGAAGTTAGTTTTCCAAGATATGAAGGTGATGTAAAAGAACTTGTAGAAAAAGGTCAAAAACCAGAGATTCTTTTTGTTGGGTGTAGTGATAGTAGAGTTACACCTGATTTAATGCTTGATACAAAACCAGGTGATATGTTTATTTTAAGAAATGTTGGTAATTTTGTACCACCTTATAGTCCTGATGATGATTTTCATGGTAGTTCTGCTGTTATTGAATATGCTGTTTCTATTTTAGGTGTTAAACATATTATCATATGTGGACATTCTCATTGTGGAGCATGTAAAAGTTTATATCAAGATATTGGTCCTTCACCTGATTTAATTCACGTTAAAAAATGGCTAGAACTTGGGAAAAGAGCTAAAGAATATACTCTTCTTGCAATTCAAGACAAATCAGATCAAGAAAAATTATATAGAGCAACAGAAAGAATTTCGATCGTACATCAAATGGAAAACCTTTTAACTTTTCCAGAAGTTGAAAGAAAAGTTAAAAGTGGTGAATTACAAATTCATGGTTGGTATTATAGAATTGAAGATGGAACTATTGAGTACTATGATGGAGAAGAATGTTCATTTAAACCATTAAAAGAGAATGCAAATGCAAAATGA
- a CDS encoding SPOR domain-containing protein → MFSKKNLLISLGVLFFITGCSNVKTLEMTPENNIINKESSLQIRDIQTRTFENTTKEDLINAIVDTLLDDGYFVNMIDTKAGVISAKNSKNNPELDIVSVVKELKNNSFLVRFSINAIDKSLAFKSYIVIEDDLIYRYLFDRLRKSLFLDQEFYQTENTQEVNTQINTKIKVDVHEVVAPKVVKQESAAKKVVKKCTSAKCTNAPLVYSVQFLCSSNKEQALTEYNNLKSKNLDVRIHPFYEYQVVRLGRYKTRVEAEKIMNDFKNNYPDISIVAFKSNK, encoded by the coding sequence ATGTTTAGCAAAAAAAATTTACTTATTTCTTTGGGAGTTCTATTTTTTATTACAGGCTGCAGTAATGTAAAAACATTAGAAATGACCCCAGAAAATAATATAATTAACAAAGAATCATCATTACAAATAAGAGATATTCAAACTAGAACATTTGAAAATACAACAAAAGAAGATTTAATTAATGCTATTGTTGATACTTTATTGGATGATGGATATTTTGTAAATATGATTGATACAAAAGCTGGAGTAATTAGTGCTAAAAATAGCAAGAATAATCCTGAACTAGATATAGTTTCAGTTGTAAAAGAGTTAAAAAACAATTCATTTTTAGTAAGATTTAGTATAAATGCTATTGATAAAAGCCTTGCTTTTAAATCATACATTGTAATTGAAGATGATTTGATTTATAGATATTTATTTGACAGATTAAGAAAATCTCTATTTTTAGATCAAGAGTTTTATCAAACTGAAAATACGCAAGAAGTAAATACACAAATAAATACGAAAATTAAAGTAGATGTACATGAAGTTGTAGCACCAAAAGTTGTAAAACAAGAAAGCGCTGCTAAAAAAGTAGTTAAAAAATGTACTTCTGCTAAATGTACTAATGCACCTTTAGTTTATAGTGTACAATTTTTATGTTCATCAAATAAAGAACAAGCTTTAACAGAGTACAATAACTTGAAGTCTAAAAATCTTGATGTTAGAATTCATCCATTTTATGAATATCAAGTTGTTAGACTTGGTAGATATAAAACTAGAGTTGAAGCTGAAAAAATCATGAATGATTTTAAAAATAATTATCCAGATATAAGTATAGTTGCTTTTAAATCAAATAAATAA
- a CDS encoding SAM-dependent methyltransferase has protein sequence MIKFSNYFNDWLYGQNGYYSNYKQIGKDGDFFTSVSTSSFFGGSIAKKIIDSIESGFLPSNTTIIEIGAHHGYLLADIIQFIYTLKPKLLDTLNFAIVERFKDLQEQQKKYINDSFGDIVKLKHYNDISEVKLQNAYVLANEIFDAFGCDLVYTNKENILQQAFVSDNKIEFIDCIDDNIINHCNKYSITKGEVALSYKDFTNTICENINSFEFLTFDYGDRYPRNDFSTRVYEKHNVYPIFEDNLPLEKLFKKSDITYDVHFNYLSDCFKENNIKEIKFNTQLKSLVEFGILDLLEILKANVSEDEYLRQTQKVKVLLEPTGMGDRFKTLNIRK, from the coding sequence ATGATAAAATTTTCTAATTACTTTAATGATTGGCTTTACGGTCAAAATGGATATTACTCAAACTACAAACAAATTGGTAAAGATGGTGATTTTTTTACTTCTGTTTCGACAAGCTCTTTTTTTGGTGGATCAATTGCTAAAAAAATAATTGATTCTATTGAAAGTGGGTTTTTACCATCCAATACAACTATTATAGAAATTGGTGCACACCATGGATATTTATTAGCTGATATAATTCAATTTATTTATACACTTAAACCAAAACTTTTAGATACTTTAAATTTTGCAATTGTAGAGCGATTTAAAGACTTACAAGAACAGCAAAAAAAATATATAAATGACTCTTTTGGCGATATTGTAAAACTAAAACATTACAATGACATAAGTGAAGTAAAACTACAAAATGCTTATGTTTTAGCAAATGAGATATTTGATGCTTTTGGATGTGATTTAGTTTATACAAATAAAGAAAATATTTTACAGCAGGCTTTTGTATCAGATAATAAAATAGAATTTATAGATTGTATTGATGATAATATAATAAATCACTGCAATAAATATAGTATTACAAAGGGTGAAGTTGCACTTTCATATAAAGATTTTACAAATACTATTTGTGAAAATATAAACAGTTTTGAATTTCTAACATTTGATTATGGAGATAGATATCCAAGAAATGATTTTTCCACAAGAGTTTATGAAAAGCATAATGTTTATCCTATTTTTGAAGATAATTTACCCTTAGAAAAACTATTCAAAAAATCAGATATTACCTATGATGTGCATTTCAATTATCTAAGTGATTGTTTTAAAGAAAATAATATAAAAGAAATAAAATTTAATACCCAATTAAAATCATTGGTAGAATTTGGTATTTTAGACTTATTAGAGATTTTAAAAGCAAATGTAAGTGAAGATGAATATCTAAGACAAACCCAAAAAGTTAAAGTATTATTAGAACCAACGGGAATGGGAGATAGATTTAAAACCTTGAATATAAGAAAATAA
- a CDS encoding aminotransferase class I/II-fold pyridoxal phosphate-dependent enzyme produces MYSKELSSIKKSNRFRTRELFDENLIDLASNDYLGLSTKKEIFQKAYETVLKENYHSPKASMLVNGYSKIHKQFEDKLCELNKFEAAVTVGSGFLANISMIEALCRKNDTLFIDEEYHASGILASKLLRPEQVIVFNHNDFNDLKTKILDNKRTGRNVIAIEGVYSMGGDLAPIEIFNIADEYKAILIVDEAHSSGVIGENLLGIFDYYKIKPNKYHVKMGTLGKAYGSYGAYILASQEIIDFLVNRAKPIIYSTAPSLFDTALGYESLKFIIENKKELKKRIEENLNIIYKELGIKSQSLIIPILIGDNKKAKEIQEILKKYGYLVGAIRQPTVKEAIIRLIAKIDIQSDVLTNICKLLKELNVNK; encoded by the coding sequence TTGTACTCAAAAGAACTATCATCTATTAAAAAATCAAACCGCTTTAGAACAAGAGAATTATTCGATGAAAATCTTATTGACTTAGCATCAAACGATTATTTAGGATTATCAACAAAAAAAGAAATTTTTCAAAAAGCTTATGAAACAGTTTTAAAAGAAAATTATCACTCACCAAAAGCTTCAATGCTTGTAAATGGATATAGTAAAATACATAAACAATTTGAAGATAAACTATGTGAATTAAATAAATTTGAAGCAGCAGTTACAGTTGGTTCTGGATTTTTAGCTAATATTTCTATGATAGAAGCACTTTGTAGAAAAAATGATACACTTTTTATAGATGAAGAGTATCATGCAAGTGGTATTTTAGCTAGTAAATTATTAAGACCTGAACAAGTAATTGTTTTTAATCATAATGATTTCAATGACTTAAAAACTAAAATTTTAGATAATAAAAGAACTGGAAGAAATGTAATTGCTATTGAAGGTGTTTATTCAATGGGTGGTGATTTAGCACCTATTGAAATATTTAATATAGCAGATGAATATAAAGCTATTTTAATTGTAGATGAAGCACATAGTTCAGGAGTTATTGGTGAGAATCTATTAGGTATCTTTGATTATTATAAAATTAAACCAAATAAATATCATGTAAAAATGGGAACTCTTGGAAAAGCATATGGATCATATGGTGCTTATATTTTAGCATCACAAGAAATAATAGATTTTTTAGTAAATAGAGCTAAACCTATTATATATTCAACTGCTCCATCTTTATTTGATACAGCACTTGGTTATGAATCATTAAAATTTATTATAGAAAATAAAAAAGAATTAAAAAAAAGAATTGAAGAAAATTTAAATATTATTTATAAAGAGTTAGGAATAAAATCGCAAAGTTTGATTATTCCTATTTTAATAGGAGATAACAAAAAAGCCAAAGAAATTCAAGAAATTTTAAAAAAATATGGTTATTTAGTTGGAGCTATTAGGCAACCAACCGTTAAGGAAGCAATTATTAGATTAATTGCAAAAATTGATATACAAAGTGATGTTTTAACAAATATATGTAAATTATTGAAGGAATTGAATGTTAATAAATGA
- a CDS encoding lysophospholipid acyltransferase family protein gives MKYFFKLKILPYVLYLIVKFIYLTNRKEFHHPKLKDGEALIFVTWHDDLICQPLNYYKNRPNGKIKTLISQSKDGEILSKIYNLFGGETIRGSSSKGATKALISTIREIKAGSDIALTPDGPRGPRHTVADGVIAIAQKSAARIVVLNSKPSSYWQFNSWDKFILPKPFGKIDFYMSEPFNINDLEFEEARNFIKDKMMLNAIL, from the coding sequence ATGAAATATTTTTTTAAATTAAAGATATTACCTTATGTATTATATTTAATAGTAAAATTTATTTATTTAACAAATAGAAAAGAATTTCATCACCCAAAATTAAAAGATGGTGAAGCTTTGATATTTGTTACTTGGCATGATGATTTAATTTGTCAGCCATTGAATTATTATAAAAATAGACCAAATGGTAAAATAAAAACATTAATTAGTCAAAGTAAAGATGGTGAAATTTTATCTAAGATTTACAATTTGTTTGGAGGAGAAACAATAAGAGGTTCTTCTTCTAAAGGTGCAACTAAAGCATTAATTAGTACAATTAGAGAAATTAAAGCGGGAAGTGATATTGCGTTAACTCCTGATGGTCCAAGAGGACCCCGACACACCGTAGCTGATGGTGTTATTGCTATTGCTCAAAAAAGTGCTGCTAGAATTGTAGTTTTAAATTCTAAGCCTTCATCTTATTGGCAATTTAATTCTTGGGATAAATTTATTTTGCCAAAACCTTTTGGGAAAATAGATTTCTATATGTCTGAGCCTTTTAATATAAATGATTTAGAGTTTGAAGAGGCAAGAAATTTTATCAAAGATAAAATGATGTTAAATGCTATACTTTAA
- a CDS encoding response regulator transcription factor, with product MKIFLLEDDYSLNESIKEMLETENFIVDSFYEGDVAYENIIGDYELYIFDINVPNIDGLYLLEHIKNINPNSKVIMISANINIDQIKEAYLKGCDDYIKKPFDIEELLLKINKYTQKPHIIILDENLYFNKNDKKLFLNNIEIELTKNERNLLILLINNKSNKVSHSQIEDYIYDRVSKSSDAIRSLVKRLRRKITKDIIFNSLDEGYYIK from the coding sequence ATGAAAATATTTTTACTAGAAGATGATTACTCATTAAATGAATCAATAAAAGAGATGTTAGAAACTGAAAACTTTATAGTTGATAGTTTCTATGAAGGTGATGTAGCATATGAGAATATCATAGGTGATTATGAATTATATATTTTTGATATAAATGTTCCAAATATTGATGGTTTATATCTACTTGAACATATTAAAAATATAAATCCTAACTCTAAAGTTATAATGATTAGTGCAAATATAAATATAGATCAAATCAAAGAAGCCTATTTAAAAGGTTGTGATGACTATATTAAAAAACCTTTTGATATTGAAGAATTATTATTAAAGATAAATAAATATACTCAAAAACCTCATATTATTATTTTAGATGAAAATCTTTATTTTAATAAAAATGATAAAAAACTATTTTTAAATAATATAGAAATAGAACTCACAAAAAATGAAAGAAATCTTCTTATTTTATTAATAAATAATAAAAGTAATAAAGTAAGTCATTCTCAAATAGAAGATTATATATACGATAGAGTTTCAAAAAGCTCTGATGCAATTAGAAGTTTAGTAAAAAGATTAAGAAGAAAAATAACAAAAGATATAATTTTTAATAGTTTAGATGAAGGATATTATATAAAATGA
- a CDS encoding L,D-transpeptidase, translating into MNIILYILIFIILNINSFASNTFFSISVCTTSSKDSANNCKNDISESTKENIFIIKDEKNNQFRTYVGLFDSYADAKKFLNTSSSFIKKQKPFIKELKKEPSTTIKTLPLIPTPEIKDEYKLLEAFYLKGLSKDPIVEKPKEDNIPIVEKSKKENIFKTIMPKIEDFNSLIVEVDSKKNIMFLKGEEDKKLTNIKSYKVSTARTNIKKPLGIGDITAISLEPIWYPTQKTLKAFRQKGINLPSSVPYGHRLNYMGAAKINLSHRVNGNEVYRIHGTINEETIGTYESSGCIRMKNSEVVELASLLNNFASIKSFDNIKVVLK; encoded by the coding sequence ATGAACATTATTCTTTATATTTTAATATTTATAATTTTAAATATAAATTCTTTTGCTTCAAATACTTTCTTCTCAATATCTGTTTGCACTACCTCATCAAAAGATAGTGCAAACAACTGCAAAAATGATATTTCAGAATCTACAAAAGAAAATATTTTTATAATTAAAGATGAAAAAAATAATCAATTCAGAACATATGTAGGATTATTTGATAGCTATGCTGATGCAAAAAAGTTTTTAAATACTTCAAGTAGTTTTATTAAAAAACAAAAACCTTTTATAAAAGAACTTAAAAAAGAACCAAGTACTACTATAAAAACACTCCCTCTTATTCCTACACCTGAAATTAAAGATGAATATAAATTACTTGAAGCCTTTTATTTAAAGGGCCTTAGTAAAGATCCTATTGTTGAAAAACCTAAAGAAGATAATATTCCTATAGTTGAAAAATCTAAAAAAGAAAATATTTTTAAAACAATAATGCCTAAAATTGAAGATTTTAATTCATTAATTGTAGAAGTGGATTCAAAGAAAAATATTATGTTTTTAAAAGGTGAAGAAGATAAAAAATTAACAAATATAAAATCCTACAAAGTTTCAACTGCAAGAACAAATATAAAAAAACCTCTTGGAATTGGCGATATTACAGCTATTTCATTAGAACCAATTTGGTATCCAACTCAAAAAACATTAAAAGCTTTTAGACAAAAAGGAATAAATTTACCTTCTTCTGTCCCTTATGGTCATAGATTAAATTATATGGGTGCTGCAAAAATAAATTTAAGTCATAGGGTTAATGGTAATGAAGTTTATAGAATACATGGAACAATAAATGAAGAGACTATTGGAACATATGAATCAAGTGGCTGTATTAGAATGAAAAATAGTGAAGTTGTAGAATTAGCATCTTTGTTAAATAATTTTGCCTCTATTAAAAGTTTTGATAATATAAAAGTGGTTTTAAAATAA
- a CDS encoding YraN family protein produces the protein MSKEKGDFAEKRAISFLEDSNFKIIETNFYAKKLGEIDIIAKKDNIYHFCEVKSASDYESAVNNLTNSKLSKIKRSVDYYLQTKKLDVTYCIDAIIVTDQDITFLENITL, from the coding sequence ATGAGTAAAGAAAAAGGTGATTTTGCTGAAAAAAGAGCAATATCTTTTTTAGAAGACTCCAATTTCAAAATAATTGAAACAAATTTTTATGCAAAAAAATTAGGTGAAATAGATATTATTGCAAAAAAAGATAATATCTATCACTTCTGCGAAGTAAAATCAGCAAGTGATTATGAAAGTGCTGTAAACAATCTAACAAATTCAAAACTATCAAAAATAAAAAGAAGTGTTGATTACTATTTACAAACAAAAAAATTAGATGTTACTTATTGTATTGATGCAATTATTGTAACTGATCAAGATATAACTTTTTTAGAAAATATAACTCTTTAG
- a CDS encoding OmpA family protein, with protein sequence MKLINTKFLFSSALIATMISGCAQKTGNETYDQNQNAIIGTTLGAIAGVVLGNNVGGGSKSRNKVIGAVAGAAIGGAIGYSMDKQAKEVAQSLNTNVNNNPNAALDPNQDLIVSNTDNYVKIMFRDDMMFETNSANPTASASAKIAKINSVLQKYPNTLVQVVGHTDSRGSHSYNLNLSNQRATNVGNIIFNSGAQNQIFSRGCSFDKPVALNNSEANMGLNRRVEVYLYPNQESVIDVCK encoded by the coding sequence ATGAAACTAATTAATACAAAATTTTTATTCTCAAGTGCTTTGATTGCTACTATGATTAGTGGTTGTGCGCAAAAAACTGGAAATGAAACTTATGACCAAAATCAAAATGCAATTATTGGTACAACATTAGGAGCAATTGCAGGTGTTGTTCTTGGAAATAATGTTGGTGGTGGAAGTAAAAGTAGAAACAAAGTAATTGGAGCCGTTGCAGGTGCTGCAATTGGTGGAGCTATTGGTTATAGTATGGATAAACAAGCTAAAGAAGTTGCACAAAGTTTAAATACAAATGTTAATAATAACCCAAATGCAGCCTTAGATCCAAACCAAGATTTAATCGTATCGAATACTGATAATTACGTAAAAATAATGTTTAGAGATGACATGATGTTTGAAACAAACTCTGCAAATCCAACAGCAAGTGCTAGTGCTAAGATTGCAAAAATAAACTCTGTTTTACAAAAATATCCAAATACTTTAGTTCAAGTTGTAGGGCATACGGATAGTCGAGGAAGTCATTCATATAACTTAAATCTATCGAATCAAAGAGCTACAAATGTTGGAAATATTATTTTTAACTCAGGTGCTCAAAATCAAATCTTCTCAAGAGGTTGTTCATTTGATAAACCAGTTGCTTTAAATAACAGTGAAGCTAATATGGGATTAAATAGAAGAGTAGAAGTTTACTTATATCCAAATCAAGAATCAGTAATTGATGTTTGTAAATAA